One Saccharopolyspora erythraea NRRL 2338 genomic region harbors:
- a CDS encoding PEP/pyruvate-binding domain-containing protein: MALVVPLRDLPGANLASAGGKGANLAALVRAGFPVPSGFVVTTDAYAAVAGEPGPDTRAFRAALESAVVPEPVRAAIVAAYADLGGGPVAVRSSATAEDLPGAAFAGQQDTYLDVIGADAVVDAVRRCWGSLWSDRAVEYRRVRGVDSGQVRIAVVVQEMVPAETAGVLFTADPVSGDRERIVVDAGRGLGEAVVSGRVTPDHYVLDRHGDLRGWTPGRHGGAAPGRGGTENGRRGNRAARGGTAVHLGGIETVPGGTRVGWADADAGRSGTAVGPRGTLAAKAPGPDRLPDEVLRELARLGREAERLFGRPQDVEWAYADGRVSVLQARPMTALPPPPLELNVVQRRLASIMLEYMPVRPYPLDMSTWLPHGPAGLMGEVLAYFGLPGVIDGFVTEVDGVADRIVPPAVKPSRRLLAMPFRVAAPARRHDPARWTEDPRFVRYLERVRELASRDLTAMPWPRLLHMPREALDATRAVADLRIDYLPRTGLSLLRLLLALKVLGRSSLLMNLVNGAPTRTADANRELEALAARARSDPRLRAAVESLEPGRLADFDEFGARFEAFLTEYGHRETTSPLLVTTPTWSDAPETVLGLVKVLAAEPPVGTDVGERAMAGLLAHPLLRSPKRRARVRRWVSAARAGIAFREDSHFYFTMPLPVLRRSLLEIGGRLRDAGALGSAEDVFHLRLEGLEGVGDPAAAGGLRATASARAARRAELAGVRMLNLRSVFPDRPAGDALVSGTPASGGTDTGPVRVVRDPSEFGSLAAGDVLVCPYTNPAWTPLFQRAAAVVADSGGPASHAAIVAREYGIPAVMGTAVATSVLTDGTRVSVDGDVGRVTAADS, translated from the coding sequence ATGGCACTGGTCGTACCGCTGCGGGACCTCCCCGGCGCGAACCTCGCGTCGGCGGGCGGCAAGGGCGCGAACCTGGCGGCGCTGGTCCGCGCCGGGTTCCCGGTGCCCAGCGGGTTCGTCGTCACCACCGACGCATACGCCGCGGTGGCCGGCGAGCCGGGGCCGGACACCCGCGCGTTCCGCGCCGCCCTCGAGTCGGCGGTGGTGCCGGAACCGGTTCGGGCGGCGATCGTCGCCGCCTACGCCGACCTCGGCGGCGGGCCGGTCGCGGTGCGGTCGAGCGCGACCGCCGAGGACCTGCCGGGCGCGGCGTTCGCCGGGCAGCAGGACACCTACCTGGACGTGATCGGTGCGGACGCGGTCGTGGACGCGGTACGGCGCTGCTGGGGATCGCTGTGGAGCGACCGCGCCGTGGAGTACCGGCGGGTTCGCGGCGTCGACTCCGGGCAGGTCCGCATCGCGGTCGTCGTGCAGGAGATGGTCCCGGCCGAGACGGCGGGCGTTCTGTTCACAGCCGACCCGGTGAGCGGGGACCGCGAGCGGATCGTCGTGGACGCGGGCCGGGGCCTCGGGGAAGCCGTCGTGTCCGGGCGGGTCACGCCGGACCACTACGTGCTCGACCGGCACGGTGACCTGCGCGGCTGGACGCCGGGTCGGCACGGCGGCGCGGCGCCCGGCAGGGGCGGCACGGAGAACGGCAGGCGCGGCAACCGTGCTGCTCGCGGCGGCACGGCAGTGCATCTCGGCGGCATCGAGACCGTCCCCGGCGGCACACGAGTCGGCTGGGCCGACGCTGACGCCGGACGGAGCGGCACGGCGGTCGGCCCACGCGGCACGCTCGCGGCAAAGGCGCCGGGTCCCGACCGCCTGCCGGACGAGGTGCTGCGCGAACTGGCTCGTCTGGGGCGCGAGGCCGAGCGCCTCTTCGGACGTCCGCAGGACGTCGAATGGGCCTACGCCGACGGCCGGGTGAGCGTGCTCCAGGCGCGTCCGATGACCGCGCTGCCGCCACCACCGCTGGAGCTCAACGTGGTCCAGCGCCGGCTGGCTTCGATCATGCTGGAGTACATGCCGGTCCGGCCGTACCCGCTCGACATGTCGACGTGGCTACCGCACGGCCCCGCCGGCCTGATGGGCGAGGTGCTGGCCTACTTCGGTCTTCCCGGTGTCATCGACGGGTTCGTGACGGAGGTCGACGGGGTCGCCGACCGGATCGTGCCGCCCGCGGTGAAGCCGTCGCGCCGGCTGCTCGCCATGCCGTTCCGCGTCGCGGCGCCGGCGCGGCGGCACGACCCCGCCCGGTGGACAGAGGACCCCCGGTTCGTCCGCTACCTGGAACGCGTGCGCGAGCTGGCGTCGCGGGACCTCACGGCGATGCCATGGCCACGGCTGCTGCACATGCCGCGCGAGGCGCTGGACGCCACCCGTGCGGTCGCGGACCTGCGCATCGACTACCTGCCGCGCACCGGGCTCTCGTTGTTGCGGCTGCTGCTCGCGTTGAAGGTGCTCGGCCGGTCGTCCTTGCTCATGAACCTGGTCAACGGCGCGCCGACGCGCACCGCCGACGCCAACCGGGAGCTGGAGGCGCTGGCCGCGCGGGCGCGGTCCGACCCGCGGCTGCGCGCAGCCGTCGAAAGCCTCGAGCCGGGGCGGCTGGCGGACTTCGACGAATTCGGCGCGCGGTTCGAGGCGTTCCTCACCGAATACGGACATCGCGAGACCACCAGTCCGCTCCTGGTCACCACACCGACCTGGTCGGATGCCCCGGAAACCGTGCTCGGCCTGGTCAAGGTGCTCGCCGCCGAGCCGCCGGTGGGCACGGACGTCGGCGAGCGCGCGATGGCCGGGCTCCTCGCCCATCCGCTGCTGCGCTCGCCGAAGCGGCGCGCCCGCGTCCGGCGCTGGGTGTCAGCGGCACGTGCCGGTATCGCCTTCCGCGAGGACAGCCACTTCTACTTCACCATGCCGCTGCCGGTGCTGCGCCGCTCGCTGCTGGAGATCGGCGGGAGGTTGCGCGACGCCGGGGCGCTGGGCTCGGCCGAGGATGTCTTCCACCTGCGGCTGGAGGGGTTGGAGGGCGTCGGCGACCCGGCCGCTGCTGGTGGGCTGCGCGCCACGGCGTCGGCGAGAGCGGCCAGGCGGGCCGAGCTCGCGGGCGTGCGGATGCTCAACCTCCGCTCGGTCTTCCCGGACCGGCCCGCGGGTGACGCGCTGGTCTCCGGCACGCCCGCGTCCGGCGGCACCGACACCGGTCCGGTGCGGGTCGTGCGCGACCCGTCCGAGTTCGGCTCGCTCGCCGCCGGCGACGTGCTCGTCTGCCCGTACACCAACCCGGCGTGGACGCCGCTGTTCCAGCGGGCCGCCGCGGTCGTGGCCGACTCCGGCGGGCCCGCCTCGCACGCCGCGATCGTCGCCCGCGAGTACGGCATCCCCGCCGTCATGGGCACCGCGGTCGCGACGAGCGTGCTCACCGACGGCACCCGTGTCTCGGTCGACGGCGACGTGGGTCGGGTGACGGCGGCGGATTCGTAG